From one Anopheles cruzii chromosome 3, idAnoCruzAS_RS32_06, whole genome shotgun sequence genomic stretch:
- the LOC128272197 gene encoding uncharacterized protein B0495.5, with translation MLLHSVARAQLANYLRSCTNLRKVTRPGSGGIGAPTVDGCPSTVHTHCLLAVPLSLSGSSSQHPVPSTIGTTTQVRACSSQSTGPPKKGNAMEAHSAGSSEPKFTNRLKQEKSPYLLQHAHNPVDWYPWGDEAIQRARAENKLIFLSVGYSTCHWCHVMERESFENEDVARIMNEHFINVKVDREERPDIDKLYMMFVLLINGSGGWPMSVWLTPDLAPVTGGTYFPPNDRWGMPGFTTVLTKLANKWSTDREDLVTTGRSVIEAIRRNVDQKHSSGGADEEQAASKANETLEAKFRQAVNIYQRNYDPVWGGSLGAPKFPEASKLNLLFHLHVQEPKHKVLGVVLNTLDKMAAGGIHDHVFGGFARYSVDKKWHVPHFEKMLYDQGQLLSLYVNGYRLTRKPLYLTVADAIYRYLCKDLRHSEGGFYSGEDADSLPTKESTEKVEGAFYAWTYSEVKETLERGAEKFGDLGKVSAVAVYAEHYDIQETGNVEPASDPHGHLLAKNIPIVYGSVRETAEKCDTTPEIVERVLRVANELLHEVREQRPRPHLDTKIICAWNGLVLSGLSQLACIKDAPGRSEYLATAEKLVKFVRANLYDVQARKLLRSCYGGDEETLASERPIYGFIDDYAFLIRGLIDYYVASLDEHALHWAKELQDIQDQLFWDQKHGAYFYSEANSPNVAVRLKEDHDGAEPCGNSVAAHNLLLLSDYFEEERLKEKARTLFAYFSQTTPFGYVLPEMMSAALLEEHGKTTLIVVGPESPDATVLVDAVRQFHIPGMIIVQLKVDQPAHIERRRKSLDNFKMVKNMPTAYICHNKVCHLPVTEAERLTEEFEPRYTFDYLEYEN, from the exons ATGTTGTTACATAGCGTCGCCAGGGCCCAGTTAGCAAACTATCTGCGTAGTTGCACGAACCTGCGGAAAGTTACTCGTCCCGGGAGCGGCGGTATTGGCGCTCCGACCGTCGACGGCTGCCCATCTACGGTCCATACGCATTGCTTGCTGGCGGTGCCTTTGTCCCTTTCAGGCTCTTCTTCGCAGCATCCGGTGCCGAGTACCATCGGCACTACCACGCAAGTACG TGCCTGCTCGAGCCAATCCACCGGACCTCCGAAGAAGGGAAACGCGATGGAGGCACACTCGGCCGGATCGTCGGAACCAAAGTTCACCAACCGATTGAAACAGGAAAAGTCTCCGTACCTACTGCAGCACGCGCACAATCCGGTCGATTGGTACCCGTGGGGCGACGAAGCGATCCAGCGGGCGCGGGCCGAAAATAAGCTAATCTTCCTGTCGGTCGGCTACAGCACCTGCCACTGGTGCCACGTGATGGAACGGGAATCTTTCGAGAACGAGGATGTGGCACGCATCATGAACGAGCACTTCATCAATGTCAAGGTAGACCGTGAGGAGCGACCGGACATCGACAAACTGTACATGATGTTCGTCCTACTGATCAACGGATCCGGCGGGTGGCCGATGAGCGTCTGGCTAACGCCCGATCTGGCCCCCGTTACTGGGGGGACTTACTTTCCACCGAACGATCGCTGGGGTATGCCCGGCTTTACGACCGTACTGACGAAACTGGCCAACAAGTGGAGCACCGATCGGGAGGATCTCGTTACGACGGGTCGCTCCGTGATCGAGGCCATCCGTCGGAACGTTGATCAGAAGCATAGCAGCGGTGGTGCCGATGAAGAGCAAGCGGCGAGCAAAGCGAATGAAACGCTCGAGGCAAAGTTCCGCCAAGCCGTCAACATCTACCAACGGAACTACGATCCCGTTTGGGGTGGTTCACTCGGAGCCCCCAAGTTTCCCGAGGCATCCAAGCTCAATCTTCTGTTCCACCTGCACGTGCAGGAGCCAAAGCATAAGGTTCTGGGTGTGGTGTTGAACACGCTCGATAAGATGGCCGCCGGAGGCATTCACGATCACGTGTTCGGTGGGTTCGCTCGTTATTCGGTCGATAAGAAGTGGCACGTGCCTCACTTTGAGAAGATGCTCTACGACCAAGGGCAGCTGCTGTCGCTGTACGTCAACGGCTACCGGTTGACACGAAAACCGCTCTACCTTACGGTGGCCGATGCGATCTATCGGTACCTATGCAAGGACCTGCGCCACTCGGAGGGTGGTTTTTACAGCGGTGAAGACGCGGATTCCCTGCCGACGAAGGAAAGCACGGAGAAGGTTGAAGGTGCGTTCTACGCGTGGACGTACTCCGAGGTGAAGGAAACGCTGGAGCGTGGAGCCGAGAAATTCGGGGACTTGGGAAAGGTcagcgcggtggcggtgtacGCTGAGCATTACGATATCCAGGAGACGGGCAATGTAGAACCAGCAAGCGATCCGCACGGCCATCTGCTTGCCAAAAACATCCCGATCGTGTACGGATCAGTGCGGGAAACGGCAGAAAAGTGCGACACCACGCCGGAGATCGTCGAGCGTGTTCTGCGTGTGGCCAACGAGCTGCTGCACGAAGTTCGCGAACAGCGACCGAGGCCCCATCTCGATACGAAGATCATTTGCGCGTGGAATGGGCTGGTGCTGTCGGGATTGTCACAGCTTGCCTGCATTAAGGATGCCCCCGGACGGAGTGAGTATTTGGCGACGGCCGAGAAGTTGGTCAAGTTTGTGCGCGCGAATCTGTACGATGTCCAGGCACGCAAATTGCTTCGATCGTGCTACGGCGGTGACGAGGAAACGCTGGCATC AGAACGTCCTATTTATGGGTTCATCGATGACTACGCGTTTCTGATCAGGGGACTGATTGACTACTATGTGGCCTCTCTGGACGAGCACGCTTTGCACTGGGCGAAGGAACTGCAGGACATACAGGATCAGCTGTTTTGGGACCAAAAACACGGTGCGTACTTCTACTCCGAGGCCAACTCACCGAACGTGGCCGTGCGTCTAAAGGAAG ATCATGATGGCGCGGAACCGTGCGGTAATAGTGTGGCGGCCCATAACTTGCTACTGCTGAGCGATTACTTCGAAGAGGAGCGTCTCAAGGAGAAGGCCCGCACGCTTTTCGCGTACTTCTCCCAGACCACCCCCTTTGGGTACGTTCTGCCCGAGATGATGTCGGCCGCGTTGCTCGAGGAACACGGTAAAACAACGCTGATTGTGGTGGGACCGGAGTCACCGGATGCTACGGTACTCGTCGATGCCGTACGTCAGTTCCACATCCCGGGCATGATCATCGTACAGCTCAAGGTGGATCAACCGGCACACATCGAGCGACGCCGCAAGTCGCTCGACAACTTCAAGATGGTCAAGAATATGCCGACGGCGTACATCTGCCACAACAAGGTGTGCCATCTGCCAGTGACCGAAGCGGAACGGCTAACAGAGGAGTTTGAACCGCGGTACACGTTCGATTACCTCGAGTACGAGAACTGA
- the LOC128271177 gene encoding AP-1 complex subunit gamma-like 2, whose amino-acid sequence MQIVPNLVRILKNLILAGYSPEHDVSGVSDPFLQVKILRLLRILGHNDPDASEAMNDILAQVATNTETSKNVGNTILYETVLSIMDIKSEGGLRVLAVNILGRFLLNSDKNIRYVALNTLLRTVHADISAVQRHRSTILECLKDPDVSIRRRAMELSFALINSQNIRAMSKELLVFLEKADPEFKAQCSSRMVHVAERYATSIRWRLDTLLSVLIAAGNYVRDDVVSSTIHLILNSPPEEQAYIGQRLWSSVHNGANSEEKQPLLQVAVWTIGEYGDLVLSSERIEDVEIPAEHQLVDIYQRLLWSTSVSTTTKQYTLVSLAKLSTRIHSKEEESRVKQIIEAFGSHLNIDLQQRGVEFSQLFREYSHLRPALLEKMPKIQKSLPNGTELEGGAFDDQQPSIDLIEGGDDGGVGDIGTLMISTTQNVGTKVSSDSRALLDLLGGGDDPIDGLGMTPAADVLISGPATNGKSGASTLPTTAGNNQDLLDLLGSLDMPASTPPAAVSSSVTGGATIPLGGSAAGIGLDLNSLNDNSIKNGLPTAAIGIGGTNTLLANSASFGGLDNLLNSNLSPAIVAPSAIGGIVGSLGSPLASLDGLTSPTSPPMTMTMADINTNSSSLFSDFSAAAINNNDENAKILTALDKNGILVQLSAKISGGSLQILMTATNNSLTTLEQYLFQAAVPRSFTLQMLSPSGSTLAPGGTITQEMRVTSTAKATLRMRLRISYHSDGNPIQEQTEVTGFPEEPTE is encoded by the exons ATGCAGATTGTACCGAATCTGGTGCGAATTTTGAAAAACCTGATCCTAGCCGGTTACTCGCCGGAGCACGACGTGAGCGGCGTTAGTGATCCGTTCCTGCAG GTGAAAATACTTCGTCTGCTAAGAATACTGGGCCACAACGATCCGGATGCGTCGGAAGCCATGAACGACATCCTGGCACAGGTGGCCACCAACACGGAGACGAGCAAAAACGTGGGCAACACGATCCTCTACGAGACGGTGCTCTCCATCATGGACATCAA aTCCGAGGGTGGCCTGCGTGTGCTGGCGGTCAACATTCTCGGGCGGTTTCTGTTGAATAGCGACAAGAACATTCGGTACGTGGCGCTCAACACACTGCTGCGGACGGTGCACGCCGACATTTCCGCCGTCCAGCGTCACCGGAGTACGATACTGGAGTGCCTGAAGGACCCGGACGTTTCGATCAGACGCCGCGCGATGGAGCTCTCGTTTGCGCTGATCAACTCGCAGAACATACGCGCGATGTCCAAGGAACTGCTGGTGTTTCTCGAGAAGGCCGACCCGGAGTTTAAGGCACAGTGCAGTAGCCGGATGGTGCACGTGGCCGAGCGGTACGCTACCTCCATTCGCTGGCGATTGGACACGCTGCTCAGTGTGCTGATTGCG GCCGGGAATTACGTGCGGGATGATGTCGTTTCGTCGACGATTCATCTCATCCTCAACAGTCCACCGGAGGAGCAGGCGTACATCGGGCAGCGGCTGTGGAGCTCGGTTCACAACGGGGCCAACTCGGAGGAGAAGCAACCGTTGCTTCAGGTGGCCGTGTGGACTATCGGCGAGTACGGTGATCTGGTGCTGAGCTCGGAACGGATCGAAG ATGTTGAAATTCCTGCAGAACACCAGCTCGTGGACATCTACCAGCGGCTGCTCTGGTCCACCTCGGTGTCGACCACGACCAAACAGTACACCCTGGTTTCCCTGGCCAAGCTGAGCACCCGGATTCACTCGAAAGAAGA GGAATCGCGAGTGAAACAAATTATCGAAGCGTTTGGTTCGCACCTGAACATCGACCTGCAACAGCGAGGGGTCGAATTTTCGCAGCTCTTTCGCGAGTACAGCCACCTGAGGCCGGCGCTGCTGGAAAAGATGCCCAAAATACAGAAATCCCTCCCAAACGGTACCGAGCTTGAGGGTGGCGCATTCGATGACCAGCAGCCAAGCATCGATCTGATCGAGGGCGGTGACGATGGTGGTGTCGGCGACATCGGAACGCTCATGATTAGCACAACGCAGAACGTGGGCACTAAAGTGAGCTCGGATTCG cgtGCGCTGCTTGAtctgctcggtggcggtgacgatCCTATCGATGGGCTCGGTATGACACCTGCGGCGGATGTACTGATTTCGGGTCCGGCAACGAACGGCAAATCGGGCGCCAGTACGCTACCGACGACCGCTGGTAACAACCAGGATCTGCTCGATTTGCTCGGCAGCCTCGATATGCCGGCCAGtacgccaccggcggccgttaGTTCATCGGTCACGGGAGGTGCTACAATTCCGCTTGGCGGCTCCGCTGCTGGCATCGGGCTAGATCTGAACAGTTTGAACGACAATAGCATTAAGAACGGTCTCCCCACCgcggccatcggcatcggtggcACCAACACACTGTTAGCAAATTCCGCTTCCTTCGGTGGGCTCGATAATCTGCTGAACTCTAACCTGTCGCCGGCCATTGTTGCAccgtcggccatcggtggTATCGTTGGTTCGTTGGGTTCACCGCTTGCCAGTTTGGATGGACTAACGTCTCCCACGTCaccgccgatgacgatgacgatggcagACATTAACACCAACAGTAGCAGCTTATTCAGTGACTTCTCCGCCGCtgccatcaacaacaacgat GAAAACGCAAAAATACTGACGGCTTTGGACAAAAATGGCATTCTGGTGCAGCTGTCGGCGAAAATCTCCGGAGGATCGTTGCAGATTCTGATGACGGCAACCAACAATTCGCTTACCACACTCGAGCAGTATCTGTTTCAG GCCGCAGTACCCAGAAGCTTCACGCTGCAGATGCTTTCCCCGTCTGGATCTACCCTGGCTCCCGGTGGTACCATAACGCAGGAAATGCGGGTCACCAGTACCGCAAAG GCGACGTTAAGAATGCGACTTCGAATATCGTACCACTCGGACGGTAATCCGATACAGGAGCAAACGGAAGTCACTGGCTTTCCGGAGGAGCCCACCGAATGa